One genomic region from bacterium encodes:
- a CDS encoding branched-chain amino acid ABC transporter permease — protein MNGVLFAQQLINGLSLGAIYAVIALGYTMVYGIVELINFAHGDVYTAGSFVALALLTVLGATGHSGAAAIVFALVVVLLATMFIMGTTGVVIERFAYRPLRGKPRLAPLLTAIGVSFSIENLLQLWYGPSPVPFPQVVPNPFFSVGPLSIGQMQIIVIVSSLVMMVALHFFVQGTKLGKAMRATSQDWMAAEIMGIDINKTIALTFFIGSLLAGAAGVITGLYYGNVWFINGFRAGLIAFTAAVLGGIGNTTGAALGGFVIGFVEVMTAQYVGFQWAEVTIFSVLILVLVFRPTGILGQQLSERA, from the coding sequence ATGAACGGGGTCCTGTTCGCCCAACAACTCATCAACGGCCTGTCACTCGGGGCGATCTATGCGGTTATCGCCCTCGGCTACACGATGGTCTACGGGATCGTGGAGCTGATCAACTTCGCCCACGGCGACGTGTACACGGCGGGGTCGTTCGTCGCGCTCGCGCTGCTGACGGTGCTCGGGGCGACCGGCCACAGCGGGGCCGCCGCCATCGTCTTCGCCTTGGTCGTGGTCCTGCTCGCGACGATGTTCATCATGGGGACCACGGGCGTCGTCATCGAACGGTTCGCGTATCGGCCGCTGCGCGGGAAGCCACGCCTGGCGCCGCTTCTCACCGCGATCGGCGTTTCGTTCAGCATCGAGAACCTGCTGCAGCTGTGGTACGGTCCGTCCCCCGTGCCGTTCCCACAGGTCGTGCCGAACCCGTTCTTCTCGGTGGGCCCGCTCAGCATCGGCCAGATGCAGATCATCGTGATCGTCTCGTCCCTCGTGATGATGGTCGCGCTGCACTTCTTCGTCCAAGGGACGAAGTTGGGGAAGGCGATGCGCGCGACCTCCCAGGACTGGATGGCCGCCGAGATCATGGGGATCGACATCAACAAGACGATCGCGCTGACGTTCTTTATCGGGTCCCTGCTCGCCGGGGCCGCCGGCGTGATCACCGGCCTGTACTACGGAAACGTCTGGTTCATCAACGGGTTCCGGGCGGGGCTGATCGCGTTTACCGCGGCGGTGCTCGGGGGAATCGGCAACACGACCGGCGCCGCGCTGGGCGGCTTCGTGATCGGGTTCGTCGAGGTGATGACCGCCCAGTACGTCGGGTTCCAGTGGGCGGAGGTGACGATCTTCTCGGTCCTGATCCTCGTCCTGGTGTTCCGGCCAACGGGCATTCTGGGCCAGCAGTTGTCGGAGCGGGCGTAA
- a CDS encoding ATP-binding protein — translation MRSSLRWKLTGSYLLVVLFSLAVAAAVLIPLITRFYLMSYQRDVLNQARMVARMLEVPQAQRTSLSRLDRIAAGFAWRDGVYIGVRDAAGHPLPTSQWDTSSSGPVEPEVAAAAHGQPTASVRYDPPRKEARVFAAAPIVNNGLVRGVVQVSVPRIWVDRALQPAWFALGVALVIGTMGAWVLGVWRARALSWPVLELARAAQGISAGDLTRRVDVGGGDEIAQLAGSFNTMAWELRQKLTAISEERGKIEAIISSMNDAVVAVDAQGTVLLVNQAAGDLLGLGPSARGRSLRTMLGEHPLCRCIDATAAYAGEIEEEVSLGPPDERLLEVHATTLRPTEGIASGVVAVVRDVTVLRQAERLRRELTANVSHELRTPLTSIKGFAETLLGGAMADEDTCRRFLTIIDNEASRLMKLVDDLMDLSRLESRAVAMEPAPVRLDHLVGEAIGRMRPQADRHHVTLRPAALAPEVVMADRDRILQVLTNLLDNAIKFTPEGGAVEVSIHPDNGGAAFTIADSGRGIPEEHLPRIFERFYRVERSRSREEGGTGLGLAIAKHIVDAHGGRITAQSRPGGGSVFTVVLPGAAPRPS, via the coding sequence ATGAGATCGAGCCTCCGCTGGAAGCTCACCGGCAGCTACCTGCTGGTCGTGCTCTTTTCGCTCGCCGTCGCCGCGGCGGTGCTGATCCCGCTGATCACGCGGTTCTACCTGATGTCCTACCAGCGTGACGTGCTCAATCAGGCACGCATGGTCGCCCGGATGCTCGAGGTGCCACAGGCCCAGCGGACGAGCCTGTCGCGGCTCGACCGGATCGCCGCGGGGTTTGCGTGGCGTGACGGGGTGTACATCGGGGTCCGCGATGCCGCGGGCCATCCCCTGCCGACGAGCCAGTGGGATACCTCCTCGTCCGGCCCGGTGGAGCCGGAGGTCGCGGCCGCCGCGCACGGACAGCCGACGGCTTCGGTCCGGTACGATCCACCGCGCAAAGAAGCGCGCGTCTTCGCCGCCGCGCCGATCGTAAACAACGGCCTCGTCCGGGGGGTCGTACAGGTCAGCGTACCCCGCATCTGGGTGGACCGGGCCCTACAGCCCGCGTGGTTCGCGCTCGGCGTCGCGCTCGTGATCGGGACCATGGGCGCGTGGGTCCTCGGGGTGTGGCGCGCGCGCGCTCTCTCGTGGCCGGTGCTCGAGCTCGCGCGGGCCGCCCAAGGGATCTCCGCCGGCGACCTCACGAGACGCGTAGACGTGGGCGGTGGGGACGAGATCGCCCAACTCGCGGGCTCGTTCAACACGATGGCCTGGGAGCTGCGGCAGAAGCTCACCGCGATCAGCGAGGAACGCGGCAAGATTGAGGCGATCATCTCGAGTATGAACGACGCGGTCGTCGCCGTGGACGCTCAAGGTACCGTGCTGCTCGTGAACCAGGCCGCGGGCGACCTCTTGGGGCTCGGCCCGTCGGCCCGGGGCCGGTCGCTGCGGACCATGCTCGGGGAACACCCGTTGTGCCGATGTATCGACGCGACGGCCGCGTACGCGGGCGAGATCGAAGAGGAAGTAAGCCTCGGCCCCCCCGACGAGCGGCTGCTCGAGGTCCACGCCACGACGCTGCGACCAACGGAGGGCATCGCCTCCGGGGTGGTCGCGGTGGTCCGCGACGTCACGGTCCTGCGCCAGGCCGAGCGGCTGCGCCGGGAGTTGACCGCCAATGTGTCGCACGAGCTGCGGACGCCGCTGACCTCGATCAAGGGGTTTGCGGAGACGCTGCTCGGAGGCGCGATGGCCGACGAAGACACGTGTCGACGGTTCCTGACGATCATCGACAACGAAGCCTCGCGTCTGATGAAGCTCGTGGACGATCTGATGGATCTGTCGCGTCTCGAGTCGCGCGCGGTCGCGATGGAGCCAGCGCCCGTACGCCTCGACCACCTCGTCGGCGAGGCGATCGGCAGGATGCGGCCGCAGGCAGACCGCCACCACGTCACGCTCCGCCCCGCCGCGCTCGCCCCCGAGGTGGTGATGGCGGACCGTGATCGCATCTTACAGGTGTTGACGAACCTGCTCGACAACGCCATCAAGTTCACGCCGGAGGGCGGTGCGGTCGAGGTGTCCATCCACCCGGACAACGGCGGCGCCGCATTCACGATCGCGGATTCCGGCCGGGGCATCCCCGAGGAGCACCTGCCGCGGATCTTCGAGCGATTCTACCGCGTGGAGCGCTCCCGCAGCCGCGAGGAAGGCGGCACCGGCCTCGGGCTCGCGATCGCAAAGCATATCGTGGACGCCCACGGCGGGCGCATCACGGCCCAGAGCCGGCCCGGCGGTGGCAGCGTGTTCACCGTTGTGCTGCCCGGGGCGGCGCCGCGCCCGTCGTAA
- a CDS encoding ABC transporter ATP-binding protein — MTEPDRILEIVAAPDAGTAPGGLLLEARGVTKAFGGLVAVNRVDFTVPEHSIVSLIGPNGAGKTTFFNVVAGLYHPTAGAITFAGHDITRRKPHEIARLGIARTFQNIRIFANMTALENVLIGMHSRLTADPLRIVVGTAGIAREERAAHDAAHRLLAFVGLGRRDQELAKNLPYGDQRRLEIARALALRPRLILLDEPAAGMNPEEARRLMEFIRRLRGELQVSVLLIEHQMRVVMGVADRVTVLDHGEKIAEGSPDEIRRDARVIEAYLGKAAIS, encoded by the coding sequence ATGACAGAACCGGATCGCATTCTCGAGATCGTCGCGGCGCCCGACGCGGGGACCGCGCCAGGCGGACTCCTGCTCGAAGCGCGGGGGGTGACCAAGGCGTTCGGCGGCCTCGTGGCGGTCAACCGCGTGGACTTCACGGTACCCGAGCACAGCATCGTCAGCCTGATCGGGCCGAACGGTGCCGGCAAGACGACGTTCTTCAACGTCGTTGCCGGATTGTACCATCCAACCGCGGGGGCGATCACGTTCGCCGGGCACGACATCACGAGGCGGAAGCCGCATGAGATCGCGCGCCTCGGCATCGCCCGGACGTTCCAGAACATCCGGATCTTCGCCAACATGACCGCACTGGAGAACGTGCTGATCGGGATGCACAGCCGTCTCACCGCGGATCCGCTCCGCATCGTCGTCGGCACCGCGGGGATCGCCCGGGAGGAGCGCGCGGCCCACGACGCCGCCCACCGCTTGCTCGCGTTCGTCGGGCTGGGGCGACGGGACCAGGAGCTGGCAAAGAATCTGCCGTACGGCGATCAGCGGCGGTTGGAGATCGCGCGCGCGCTGGCGCTGCGCCCGCGGCTCATCCTACTCGACGAGCCGGCCGCCGGCATGAACCCCGAAGAGGCGCGGCGGCTCATGGAGTTCATCCGCCGGCTCCGCGGGGAGCTGCAGGTGAGCGTGTTGCTGATCGAGCACCAGATGCGCGTCGTGATGGGGGTCGCCGATCGCGTCACCGTGCTCGACCACGGGGAGAAGATCGCGGAGGGGAGTCCGGACGAGATTCGGCGCGACGCGCGCGTGATTGAGGCGTACCTTGGGAAGGCGGCGATTTCGTAG
- a CDS encoding DMT family transporter, whose amino-acid sequence MLVLLAVIWGGSVPLTKLGLRDFPPLTLTALRYAVAAPCFVLLLRGRPLPPPRALAGAAGLGVLGIVGGQVLQTLGIQGTSASVATVISALIPVLVVVLAAARLRQPVRFRQALGLALAFGGVALVATGDPRRLAAVAGTGSARGDGLMVASAIAIALYYVLSVPLVRAYSVLTVAALTSLAGACGLVPISAWELRHAPAHPTAQGIAVVFYLAVLVTVFGLWVWFGALHRLPARVAAALQYLQPLVGVAASAALFGDRLSGWFWTGTALVLVGIAGSTVGAMTDPVTTGAAPPRAAQR is encoded by the coding sequence GTGCTCGTGCTGCTCGCCGTGATCTGGGGCGGCAGCGTGCCTCTCACCAAGCTCGGACTTCGAGACTTTCCGCCGCTCACGTTGACCGCGCTCCGGTACGCGGTCGCCGCGCCATGTTTCGTGCTGCTCCTGCGAGGACGGCCGCTTCCGCCACCGCGCGCGCTCGCGGGCGCCGCAGGCCTCGGCGTGCTCGGCATCGTGGGCGGGCAGGTCTTGCAGACGCTCGGGATCCAGGGGACATCCGCGTCCGTCGCGACCGTCATCTCGGCGCTGATCCCCGTGCTGGTAGTCGTCCTTGCCGCGGCGCGCCTCCGTCAGCCGGTCCGGTTCCGGCAGGCGTTGGGGCTCGCGCTTGCGTTTGGCGGGGTGGCGCTGGTGGCGACCGGCGATCCCCGCCGGCTCGCCGCGGTCGCGGGAACCGGGAGCGCCCGCGGGGACGGCTTGATGGTGGCCTCCGCGATCGCGATCGCCCTGTACTACGTGCTTAGCGTGCCGCTCGTGCGGGCGTACTCCGTGCTGACCGTGGCCGCGCTGACGTCGCTCGCGGGCGCCTGCGGGCTGGTGCCGATCTCCGCCTGGGAGTTGCGCCATGCGCCGGCGCATCCGACCGCACAGGGGATCGCGGTCGTCTTCTACCTGGCGGTGCTCGTCACCGTGTTCGGGCTGTGGGTCTGGTTCGGCGCGCTGCATCGGCTGCCGGCGAGGGTCGCGGCAGCCCTGCAGTACCTTCAGCCGCTCGTCGGCGTGGCCGCGTCCGCGGCGCTGTTCGGCGACCGGCTGAGCGGGTGGTTCTGGACCGGCACCGCTCTCGTCCTGGTCGGGATCGCCGGGAGCACCGTCGGCGCGATGACGGACCCGGTTACGACGGGCGCGGCGCCGCCCCGGGCAGCACAACGGTGA
- a CDS encoding ABC transporter ATP-binding protein, whose amino-acid sequence MPTLVADDIHAYYGHIHALHGVSVTVETGEIVTLIGANGAGKSTTLKTIAGFLQPRPGAVRLDGTAIHGLPPHEITRRGICLVPEGRRIFPRMTVLDNLRMGAFTRSDARGIEDDLARVYTLFPRLKERLGQLAGTLSGGEQQMVAIGRGLMAKPKIMLLDEPSMGLAPVLVELIFQTIQEINAQGVTILLVEQNALMALQVAKRGYVLETGRVVLADRADRLRENDLVRKSYLGEL is encoded by the coding sequence ATGCCCACGCTCGTCGCCGACGACATCCACGCGTACTACGGGCACATCCACGCCCTCCACGGGGTCTCGGTCACCGTGGAAACGGGCGAGATCGTGACGCTGATCGGTGCGAACGGCGCCGGGAAGAGCACGACGCTGAAAACGATCGCGGGGTTCCTGCAGCCGCGGCCGGGCGCGGTGCGGCTCGACGGGACCGCGATTCACGGGCTCCCGCCGCACGAGATCACGCGGCGGGGGATCTGCCTGGTGCCGGAGGGGCGCCGGATCTTCCCGCGCATGACCGTGCTCGACAATCTCAGGATGGGCGCGTTCACCCGCTCCGACGCCCGGGGAATCGAGGACGATCTTGCCCGCGTGTACACGCTGTTCCCGCGGCTCAAGGAGCGGCTCGGCCAGTTGGCCGGCACGCTGTCCGGGGGCGAGCAGCAGATGGTGGCGATCGGGCGGGGCTTGATGGCGAAACCCAAGATCATGCTCCTGGACGAACCGTCCATGGGGCTCGCGCCGGTGCTCGTCGAGTTGATTTTCCAGACAATTCAGGAGATCAACGCCCAGGGCGTGACGATCCTCCTCGTCGAGCAAAACGCGCTCATGGCCCTGCAGGTCGCGAAGCGCGGCTACGTCCTCGAGACCGGCCGCGTGGTGCTGGCCGACCGCGCCGACAGGCTGCGGGAGAACGATCTCGTCCGCAAAAGTTACCTCGGCGAACTCTGA
- a CDS encoding ABC transporter ATP-binding protein, with protein sequence MAQTGVGWLGRILRYRYALLILLLFLGYPLLDHNAGHVNSAADAAVFILLALGLNIVVGFAGLLDLGYAAFFAIGSYAYALAASPFYGLHIPFWPMLLVAAIIAAVFGALLGAPTLRLRGDYLAIVTLGFGEIVPTVFLNLPKYTGGTNGIVGIYQPSLFGFQFGFNPRPYYYTLILVIVLSVIAILRLRDSRLGRAWLAIREDEIAAASMGINLTTTKLLAFSFGAFFSGFAGALYVAKLGIVSPEQFNFTVSFTVLAMVVLGGMGNVFGVIAGAAILYEFQTLFLTDLTQWSHALGQAWRMPLLTQLDFVNLKFLLYGLGLILLMLLRPEGLFPARRITAILKEHPHEALATVEIEGAPVAVPPDEDS encoded by the coding sequence ATGGCGCAGACCGGGGTGGGGTGGCTCGGGCGGATCCTCCGGTATCGGTACGCCCTGTTGATCCTGCTCCTCTTCCTGGGGTACCCGCTGCTCGATCACAACGCCGGCCACGTGAACTCGGCGGCCGACGCCGCCGTGTTCATCCTCCTCGCGCTCGGCCTCAACATCGTCGTAGGGTTCGCGGGGCTGCTGGACCTGGGCTACGCTGCGTTCTTCGCCATCGGCTCCTACGCTTACGCGCTGGCCGCGTCGCCGTTCTACGGGCTGCACATCCCGTTTTGGCCGATGCTGCTCGTCGCCGCGATCATCGCCGCCGTCTTTGGCGCCCTCCTCGGCGCCCCGACCCTCCGTTTGCGCGGCGACTACCTCGCGATCGTTACCCTGGGGTTCGGCGAGATCGTGCCGACGGTGTTCTTGAACCTGCCCAAGTACACCGGCGGGACGAACGGCATCGTCGGCATCTACCAGCCGTCTCTGTTCGGGTTCCAGTTCGGGTTCAACCCGCGCCCCTACTACTACACGCTGATCCTGGTGATTGTGCTGTCGGTGATTGCGATCCTGCGCCTTCGGGACTCCCGCCTCGGGCGCGCCTGGCTGGCGATTCGCGAGGACGAGATCGCCGCGGCGTCGATGGGGATCAATCTCACCACGACGAAGCTGCTGGCGTTTTCGTTCGGGGCCTTCTTCTCCGGGTTCGCGGGCGCACTGTACGTGGCCAAGCTCGGAATCGTCAGCCCGGAACAATTCAACTTCACGGTGTCGTTCACGGTGCTGGCGATGGTCGTGCTCGGCGGAATGGGGAACGTCTTCGGCGTGATCGCCGGTGCCGCCATTCTCTACGAGTTCCAAACACTGTTCCTGACCGACCTGACCCAATGGTCGCACGCGCTCGGCCAAGCGTGGCGGATGCCGCTGCTGACGCAGCTCGACTTCGTGAACCTCAAGTTCCTCCTGTATGGGCTCGGGCTCATCCTCCTCATGCTCTTGCGCCCCGAGGGGCTGTTCCCGGCCCGCCGCATCACCGCCATCTTGAAGGAGCATCCGCACGAGGCGTTGGCGACCGTCGAGATCGAGGGGGCGCCCGTGGCGGTCCCGCCGGATGAGGATTCATGA